In Lineus longissimus chromosome 7, tnLinLong1.2, whole genome shotgun sequence, a genomic segment contains:
- the LOC135491490 gene encoding RIB43A-like with coiled-coils protein 2, which produces MYKLDLPVDYKEAAAIERRRNMESQRKSRIFNAKTRIIGVDLDAIDQQKKDKQQMEEYERRRHEAFAHDLIRADQIAELLEKRQQHDVSQLNMALNEFRALHQQPNSRREWDLYDPDYLKKDKPARVHDDDPRCGISSMQKFDGEDLNQKARSKFMGEQHREWAEQQAREKEAARMRQKEADRLYELKMRELDERAMDLQRAEEQCRKAMDCAQADYNNALARENAEKQRLHKQQQEDDNATEIANHVFGDILTENPAVAQSAFGAHRVITDRWKGMNPQQLEDIKQTQLNQMKENARLKQEEALRDKEWEDQRIAHARAALLLEREKERAARELNKQFVDDNQRLGAEQESHKEFLDKEVYTNPPTAAYFMQFNTTTR; this is translated from the exons ATGTACAAACTCGATTTACCCGTCGACTATAAAGAGGCGGCTGCCATTGAGCGCCGCCGGAACATGGAAAGTCAACGAAAAAGCAGGATTTTCAATGCAAAAACGAGGATCATTGGG GTTGACCTTGACGCAATTGATCAACAAAAGAAAGATAAACAACAAATGGAAGAATATGAGCGTCGAAGACATGAAGCATTTG CCCATGACTTGATCCGTGCTGACCAGATTGCTGAACTTTTGGAGAAAAGACAGCAACATGATGTCTCACAATTAAACATGGCATTAAATGAATTCAGAGCACTTCATCAGCAACCTAACAGTCGCAGGGAATGGGATCTTTACGATCCAGATTATTTGAAAAAAGATAAACCAGCGCGTGTCCATGACGACGATCCACGATGCGGCATCTCGAGTATGCAGAAATTTGATGGGGAGGATCTCAACCAGAAGGCTCGGTCAAAATTCATGGGAGAGCAGCACAGGGAATGGGCTGAGCAGCAAGCGCGGGAAAAGGAGGCAGCACGAATGCGACAAAAGGAAGCGGACCGACTCTATGAACTTAAAATGCGTGAGCTGGATGAGAGAGCCATGGACCTACAGCGGGCTGAAGAACAGTGCAGGAAGGCTATGGATTGCGCCCAGGCTGATTACAACAATGCTTTG GCAAGAGAAAATGCAGAGAAACAACGCCTTCACAAACAACAACAGGAGGATGACAACGCGACAGAAATCGCCAATCATGTTTTTGGCGACATCTTGACAGAGAATCCTGCGGTTGCCCAGAGCGCGTTTGGTGCGCACCGCGTGATCACAGACAGATGGAAAGGAATGAACCCACAACAGCTGGAAGATATCAAACAGACCCAGTTGAATCAAATGAAAGAAAACGCG CGTTTGAAGCAAGAAGAGGCCCTCCGTGACAAGGAATGGGAGGACCAGAGAATCGCACACGCCAGGGCAGCGCTACTTCTCGAACGAGAGAAGGAACGAGCGGCAAGGGAACTCAACAAACAATTTGTTGACGACAACCAACGACTCGGAGCAGAACAGGAGTCGCATAAAGAATTCCTTGACAAGGAAGTTTACACAAATCCTCCGACCGCCGCTTACTTTATGCAATTTAACACAACTACTCGATAA
- the LOC135491276 gene encoding NADH dehydrogenase [ubiquinone] 1 alpha subcomplex subunit 5-like, whose product MAARGLLKKTTGLTGLEVAKHPHKTLKVLYDKTLRTLEKMPDNAAYRKHTQKIVQSRLSVVNSQNDMKQVEDQINCGQAEELILQAERELILARKMLRWKAWEPLVAQPNENQWKWPV is encoded by the exons atggccgctcGTGGATTGTTGAAAAAG ACTACTGGCCTTACTGGCCTTGAAGTTGCCAAACACCCACATAAG ACCTTGAAAGTCTTGTACGATAAAACTCTACGAACATTGGAGAAGATGCCAGACAATGCAGCGTACAGAAAACACACACAGAAAATAGTTCAAAGCAGATTGAGTGTGGTCAATTCG CAAAATGACATGAAACAGGTGGAGGATCAGATAAACTGTGGACAAGCAGAGGAGCTTATATTGCAG gCTGAGCGAGAGCTTATCTTGGCTAGGAAGATGCTGCGTTGGAAAGCCTGGGAACCACTCGTAGCACAACCAAACGAAAATCAATGGAAATGGCCCGTTTAA
- the LOC135491302 gene encoding uncharacterized protein LOC135491302 isoform X2, with the protein MTDLVEFVNSVAVWQSQYLKGEHSVRHVMENRDSPGKELPTKTQRQLRSQNRQGMTEQLNFDEDHQNMVNNKKCTCTQTAGTQTSYNYDQYEVVRKQLSQSAPSSSQTNHATEKTTTTLQDMPLNLTMSVQDDPQTIPTYTQLRPSVIKCAPNMPPLSPGGSTGSSLPSSPSPTSPNGPSKREVNSVGICDPAIDEHFRRSLGKNYPAPPEYLPAPAPAPAVLPNPTQSQPELSVTGSVDDHFAKSLGQKWTEIKAKNDNLDLDISIGSVDDHFAKALGDTWHKIKAQHDGCKNSACSSPPSSPASSVVST; encoded by the exons GAGAACACTCAGTACGGCATGTGATGGAGAATCGTGATTCCCCGGGGAAGGAACTGCCGACAAAAACACAACGCCAGTTGAGGAGCCAGAACCGACAAGGAATGACAGAACAGTTGAATTTTGACGAAGATCATCAAAATATGGTCAATAATAAAAAATGTACTTGTACGCAAACAGCTGGCACACAAAC ATCCTACAATTACGACCAGTACGAAGTTGTACGTAAACAGTTGAGCCAATCAGCACCCTCCTCTAGTCAGACCAATCACGCGACAGAAAAAACCACCACCACGTTACAAGACATGCCATTAAACCTCACCATGAGCGTCCAAGACGACCCGCAAACTATTCCAACATATACGCAACTCCGCCCATCTGTGATTAAGTGTGCGCCGAACATGCCACCTCTCTCACCTGGTGGCAGCACTGGTAGCAGCCTCCCGTCGTCACCCTCACCGACGTCACCGAATGGACCAAGTAAGCGTGAAGTAAACTCAG TTGGTATCTGTGATCCCGCCATAGACGAACACTTCAGACGTTCTCTGGGCAAAAATTACCCGGCGCCGCCCGAATATTTACCCGCTCCTGCTCCTGCTCCAGCTGTATTGCCCAACCCCACACAGTCTCAGCCAGAGCTTTCAGTTACAG GATCTGTGGATGACCATTTCGCAAAATCTCTCGGACAAAAATGGACTGAAATTAAAGCGAAGAATGATAACTTAGACTTGGACATTTCTATTGGGTCTGTTGACGACCACTTCGCTAAGGCGCTCGGTGACACTTGGCATAAAATTAAAGCTCAGCACGATGGATGTAAAAACTCTGCCTGTTCATCGCCACCCTCGTCCCCAGCGTCCAGTGTAGTCTCAACGTGA
- the LOC135491302 gene encoding transcription cofactor vestigial-like protein 4 isoform X1 gives MQIMELENPLDILTRAATMVERGTDFREHSVRHVMENRDSPGKELPTKTQRQLRSQNRQGMTEQLNFDEDHQNMVNNKKCTCTQTAGTQTSYNYDQYEVVRKQLSQSAPSSSQTNHATEKTTTTLQDMPLNLTMSVQDDPQTIPTYTQLRPSVIKCAPNMPPLSPGGSTGSSLPSSPSPTSPNGPSKREVNSVGICDPAIDEHFRRSLGKNYPAPPEYLPAPAPAPAVLPNPTQSQPELSVTGSVDDHFAKSLGQKWTEIKAKNDNLDLDISIGSVDDHFAKALGDTWHKIKAQHDGCKNSACSSPPSSPASSVVST, from the exons GAGAACACTCAGTACGGCATGTGATGGAGAATCGTGATTCCCCGGGGAAGGAACTGCCGACAAAAACACAACGCCAGTTGAGGAGCCAGAACCGACAAGGAATGACAGAACAGTTGAATTTTGACGAAGATCATCAAAATATGGTCAATAATAAAAAATGTACTTGTACGCAAACAGCTGGCACACAAAC ATCCTACAATTACGACCAGTACGAAGTTGTACGTAAACAGTTGAGCCAATCAGCACCCTCCTCTAGTCAGACCAATCACGCGACAGAAAAAACCACCACCACGTTACAAGACATGCCATTAAACCTCACCATGAGCGTCCAAGACGACCCGCAAACTATTCCAACATATACGCAACTCCGCCCATCTGTGATTAAGTGTGCGCCGAACATGCCACCTCTCTCACCTGGTGGCAGCACTGGTAGCAGCCTCCCGTCGTCACCCTCACCGACGTCACCGAATGGACCAAGTAAGCGTGAAGTAAACTCAG TTGGTATCTGTGATCCCGCCATAGACGAACACTTCAGACGTTCTCTGGGCAAAAATTACCCGGCGCCGCCCGAATATTTACCCGCTCCTGCTCCTGCTCCAGCTGTATTGCCCAACCCCACACAGTCTCAGCCAGAGCTTTCAGTTACAG GATCTGTGGATGACCATTTCGCAAAATCTCTCGGACAAAAATGGACTGAAATTAAAGCGAAGAATGATAACTTAGACTTGGACATTTCTATTGGGTCTGTTGACGACCACTTCGCTAAGGCGCTCGGTGACACTTGGCATAAAATTAAAGCTCAGCACGATGGATGTAAAAACTCTGCCTGTTCATCGCCACCCTCGTCCCCAGCGTCCAGTGTAGTCTCAACGTGA
- the LOC135490842 gene encoding thioredoxin reductase 1, cytoplasmic-like: MPPISGDPAALIQQETAVNHVVVFTLSDCAFSKKVKALLESLNVNFRAVDLDASVNGEGMQTALSTLTKQETAPYVFIGGKFIGDANSLLQLNADNKLIGLIEQNHADSAKYDYDLIVIGGGSGGLAASKEAADLGAKVALLDYVVPSPLGTTWGLGGTCVNVGCIPKKLMHTAAIMGHNLEDAKHFGWEYSEHVKHNWETMKDNIQSYIKSLNWGYRVQLRSRKVTYLNALGEMIGPHTVKTTNKKGVTTEVSSRFILIATGMRPRYPDIPGAKEYGVTSDDLFSLDYCPGKTLVIGASYVALECAGFLAGIGLDVTVMVRSILLRGFDQQMAGTIGDYMKNHNVKFIRPCVPTMIEQLEPGKPGRLRVTSKMQDSGDAVVGEYNTVLFGIGRDACTAGIGLEGVGVQLNPKNGKVIAKNEQSSIPHIYAIGDILDGKLELTPVAIQAGRLLAKRLFGGQTAQCDYRNVPTTVFTPLEYGCVGYSEEEAVAEFGAENLEVYHGNLWPLEWTVAHREESVCYVKLICVISEQERVIGLHVAGPNAGEITQGYALGIKMGATKADFDNLIGIHPTVAEVFTTMTVTKRSGADFKQAGC, encoded by the exons ATGCCACCTATATCTGGGGATCCAGCTGCCCTGATTCAGCAAGAGACAGCTGTCAATCATGTTGTTGTCTTCACGTTATCTGACTGTGCTTTTAGCAAAAAG GTGAAAGCTCTACTTGAATCGTTGAATGTCAACTTCAGAGCTGTTGATCTTGATGCTTCTG TGAATGGAGAAGGTATGCAGACAGCTCTCTCTACCTTAACGAAACAAGAGACAGCTCCATACGTCTTCATTGGTGGGAAGTTCATTG GTGATGCCAATAGTTTGCTGCAGCTCAACGCCGACAACAAACTCATCGGATTAATCGAGCAAAACCACGCGGACAGTGCAAAGTATGATTACGACTTGATTGTGATTGGTGGAGGATCAGGTGGCTTGGCCGCCTCGAAG GAAGCTGCGGACCTTGGAGCCAAGGTGGCGCTACTGGACTATGTTGTACCTTCTCCGCTCGGCACAACATGGG GACTTGGTGGAACGTGCGTGAATGTTGGATGTATTCCAAAGAAGCTGATGCACACTGCTGCTATAATGG GGCACAATTTGGAGGACGCGAAACATTTTGGCTGGGAATATTCAGAACATG TGAAACACAACTGGGAAACCATGAAAGATAACATTCAGTCGTACATCAAGTCCTTGAACTGGGGTTACAGGGTTCAGTTACGGAGTCGGAAAGTCACATACCTTAACGCGCTTGGAGAAATGATTGGACCACATACAGTAAAG ACGACGAATAAGAAGGGTGTGACTACTGAAGTATCCAGCCGGTTCATTCTTATCGCGACTGGCATGCGGCCGCGGTATCCAGATATTCCAGGGGCAAAGGAGTACGGTGTAACAAG TGATGATCTCTTCTCACTTGACTACTGCCCCGGCAAGACGTTGGTCATCGGAGCGTCATACGTAGCTCTCGAATGTGCCGGTTTCTTGGCCGGGATTGGACTCGATGTGACGGTGATGGTTCGGTCGATCCTTCTCCGAGGATTTGATCAACAGATGGCAGGGACGATCGGAGACTATATGAAAAACCATAACGTGAAGTTCATCCGTCCTTGTGTACCGACGATG ATTGAGCAGCTTGAACCAGGAAAACCCGGGCGATTGCGGGTGACGTCCAAAATGCAGGATAGCGGGGACGCAGTCGTCGGTGAATATAACACA gttttATTTGGTATTGGACGTGATGCATGTACCGCGGGTATCGGGCTGGAGGGCGTGGGGGTTCAGTTGAACCCAAA AAATGGAAAAGTGATAGCTAAAAATGAGCAGTCCAGTATTCCTCACATCTATGCAATCGGTGATATTCTGGATGGGAAATTGGAGCTGACGCCTGTAGCCATCCAAGCGGGGCGTCTGCTCGCAAAAAGACTGTTTGGCGGCCAGACCGCTCAGTGCGATTACCGTAATGTGCCAACAACCGTGTTCACTCCGCTGGAGTACGGCTGTGTTGGTTACAGTGAGGAGGAGGCAGTGGCCGAGTTTGGGGCTGAGAATCTTGAG GTTTACCATGGGAACTTGTGGCCCCTTGAGTGGACGGTTGCACACCGAGAAGAAAGCGTCTGCTACGTCAAATTAATCTGCGTGATATCTGAGCAG GAGAGAGTGATAGGACTCCACGTAGCAGGACCAAATGCGGGTGAGATCACCCAGGGTTACGCACTCGGTATCAAGatgggagcgacgaaggctgacTTCGATAACCTCATCGGAATACATCCCACTGTTGCCGAGGTCTTTACAACCATGACCGTGACAAAACGGTCGGGCGCAGACTTCAAGCAGGCTGGTTGCTGA